CGAGCCGATCGCGGTCTGCACGATCAACTCGTGGGCGACCTGCCGGGGCAGCCCGAGCAGGATGCCAGCGTCGATCATCGCCTCGACCAGCAGGTAGAAGTAGGCCGGTCCGGAGCCGGAGAGCGCGGTGACCGCGTCCTGCTGCGACTCGGGCACCCGGATGGTCGCGCCGAGCGGGGTGAACATCTCCTCGGCCAGGCTCAGGTGCGCGCCGGTCGCGTACGGGCCGGCGGAGATGGCGGTCATCGCCTGGTCGACCAGGGCCGGGGTGTTCGTCATGACCCGGATCACCGGGGTGCCGTCCGGCAGCCGTTTGCCGAAGAAGCTGGTCGGCAGACCGGCGCAGAGCGAGATCACCAGCTTGTCGGACGGGACCTTCGGGCCGATCTCCTCCAGCAGCGCGGCGGCGTCCTGCGGCTTCACCGAGATCGCGAGCACGTCCGCCTCGGCGACCGCGGTGAGATTGTCGACCACCCGGATGCCGTACCGGGTGGCCAGTTCCTCGGCCCGGGTCAGGCGACGCGTGGTGGCCAGCAGTCTGCTCGCCGGCCAGCCCGCTCGGAGGAGTCCGGAGAGCATCAGCTCGCCGATCTTCCCGGTACCGATCACGGCAACGGTGTGCCCACCCGGCGCCATCCGCTTTCCCCCATCTCGTCGCACCGGCCCCGTACGGCGCCGGCTCGTCACCCGTACCGGCCGTGCCGGGACGGACATACCGGCTGGCCGCACCGATCCGGGGCGGACCCCCCGCCGGTCTGGGACCAGCTTCCCGGAGTCCGCCCCGGATCGGTTACGACACGCGCCGGACTAGCTGCCGAAGAAGACCTCGGCCTCTTCGTAACGCTCAAGTGGCACGGTCTTCAGCTCGCGGGTCGCGTCCGCCAGCGGCACCCGCACGATGTCGGTGCCCTGCATGGCGACCATCTTGCCCCAGTCGCCGTCGTTCACGGCGTCGATCGCGTGCAGGCCCAGCCGGGTGGCGAGGACCCGGTCGAACGCGGTCGGCGTGCCGCCGCGCTGGATGTGCCCGAGGACGACCGTACGGGCCTCCTTGCCGGTCTTCGTCTCGATCTCGCCGGCCAGCCACTGGCCGATGCCGCCGAGCCGGACGTGACCGAAGGAGTCGAGCTCCTGGTTGTGCAGCACCATCTGCCCGTCCAGCGGTTGCGCGCCCTCGGCCACCACGACGATCGGGGCGTACTGCTTCTGGAACCGCTTCTCGACGTACGTGGCCACCTGCTCCACGTCGAACTGCCGTTCGGGCAGGAGGATGACGTTGGCGCCACCGGCCAGGCCGGCGTGCAGCGCGATCCAGCCGGCGTGCCGCCCCATCACCTCGACGACCAGGGTGCGGTGGTGGCTCTCGGCGGTGGTGTGCAGCCGGTCGATCGCCTCCATCGCGATGTTGACCGCGGTGTCGAAGCCGAAGGTGTAGTCGGTGGCACCGAGGTCGTTGTCGATCGTCTTCGGTACGCCGACAACGTGGACACCGAGCTCGGTCAGCTTGGTGGCGACGCCGAGGGTGTCCTCGCCGCCGATCGCGACCAGCGCGTCGACCCCCTGCTCGGCCAGGTTGTCCTTGATCCGCTCAACACCGTTCTCGATCTTGAACGGGTTGGTACGGGACGAGCCGAGGATGGTCCCGCCCCGGGGCAGGATGCCCCGCACCTCGTCGATGCCGAGCGGCTTGGTCAGCCCCTCGAGCGGACCGCGCCAGCCGTCGCGGAAGCCCACAAATTCATGACCGTAAGTAGCGACACCCTTACGAACGACCGCTCGGATCACCGCGTTCAGACCCGGGCAGTCACCGCCGCCGGTGAGCACGCCGATACGCATGATCTGCTCATCCTCCAGGAGCTGCAGGTAAGCCCAATTCAGCCCCAGGAACGAAGTCACGTCAGACCATCGGCGTCATTGCCGGCCCGGGGCGGGCCGTCAATGCGCACTGTAGTCGTCACACGGGGGCCAAGCCAGCATGCCTCACAGCCGTTGGCCCAACCGTCGCCTGATCTCAACAAAGGCTTCTCCCGGGCGAGGTGATCGATCTCTGCCCGGGCCGCGACCGGCCCGACCGGTGCGGTTCAGCCCCCCATCGCCCGCCAGCGGGCCAGGTTGTGCCGGGCGTCGACCAGTGCGTCGTGCCGGGCCGACGCCGCGACCGGCAGCGACGGGCGCCCCTGGTCGTCCCAGAGTTGCCGCAGGTCCTTGGTGAACCGTGGGATCTCCCGGGGCAGCGCCGGCATCGCCCCCCAGAGCTGCGCCAGCGCCACGTGGTCGTACGCCGCGTACCAGGCCCAGAGCTCGAGCTGCTCGTCCGGGCGGCCCCGCACCGGTTCGACCAGGAACTCGTAGAGGTCGTCCCGGATCCGCTCCCGGGAACGCCAGGCCCGGTCGGCCGGGGACGGGAGCTTGTCCAGCACGTTGCGGCGCACCCAGGGCACCGCGCGGGAGTCGTCGAACTGGGTGGAGACGGCGTAGAACTCGCGGCCGTACTCGTCGACGACGCCGATCGACACCAGGTCGACGATCCGGCCGTCCTCGATGAACTCGCAGTCGTAGAAATAGCGGTAAACCATTCCCGCCATCCTCGCCCACCGGCCCGGCCGGCCCGGAGCCGGGGGCATGCCCGCCACCAGCGGCGATCTTCCGGATGCCACCGGGGCGCCACCGCGCCGCCCCCACGCGACCGGCCGGACGGCGACGAGTTCACGCCCCGTCCGGCCGGTCGCGGCACCCCGCGACCCCAACCCGCCACGCCCCCGTACAGCCCCCACCCAGCGGCGGATCTGGTGACCAGAATGCCGGCTGTCAGGACGCAGGACTGTCACAGAAGCGATTCGAGGGGTGTACAGCACGCGACAGGACCGTCATGATCTGATGTGTACCGCTACCGGACAGGTCATCCGGTGTCAGTTCATCTGGCTCTCGGGGGCGGGAGCCTTGACCGTGCAGACTGTGAGGGGTTGAGCCTTGGAGGTTCGCCTGCCGGAGCCGGGTGACGCGCTCACGGGTGTGCAGATGTTCGCCGGCCTCGAGCCGGAGGTCCGGCAGCGGGTGATCGCTGCCGCGGTGCCGCGCACCTATCGCAAGGGTCAGTTGCTGTTCGTCGAGAACGACCCCGGGGAGTCGCTCATCGTGCTGCGGCGCGGCGCGGTGGTCGTCTTCCGTACGGCACCCACCGGCGAGCGCGCCGTGCTGTCGGTGATCCGTCCGCCGGACGTCCTCGGCGAGGTCTCCCTCCTGGATGCCTCGACCCGATCCCTCTCCGCCGAGGCGATCGAGGACTGCACCGCGCTGGCGCTCTCCCGGGGCGCGTTCATGGAACTGGTCCATTCCAATCCGCGCATCCTCGACGCCGTGATGCGGTCGCTGGGCGGGCTGATCCGCCGGCTCACCGAGCAGAACGCCGACCACGTCTTCCTCGACCTGCCCGGCCGGGTGGCGAAGACCCTGGTCCGGCTCGCCGGGGAGAGCCAGGCCCCGATGATCACCATCGAGCTCAACCAGAGCCAGCTCGCGGAGATGGCCGGCGGCTCGCGCCAGAGCGTGAACCAGGCGATCGGTTCCTTCGCCAGCCGGGGCTGGCTGCGCACCGAGGGGCGCCGGATCGTGGTGACCGATGTGGGGGCGCTGCGGCGCCGGGCCGGCATGTCGGACCGCTGAGCGCTGGCATGTCGGACCGCTGAGGGCCCCTTGGGGACACTCGAGACGCAGCAATGTGGGGCTCCGCGGTCGCCGTTGGCGGACCGGGGAGCCCCACACTGGTCTCCTGCTCAGGGGCGGACCGGGAGATCAGGGGTTGGTGCTGGTCGGGCCGACCCATTCCTTCTGGTCGCCGCCGGCGCCACCGCTGCCGCCGCCCTCCTCGCCCACGATCCCCTCGGCCTGCAGCCGAGCCAGGGTCGCGGCGTCCACATCGACCATTTCACCCGCGGCGTGGTTGACGCCCTCGTCGTCAGTCCACCCCTGCGCCAGCTGGACGTACACCATCGACGTATCTCCCTAACATCGCTCGATCACTTGGCTGCCCGACTGTAGCCGGCAGTCGCTTGGGTCAGCCGGCCGAACGAGTGTCTGCTAGCCAACAGCCCGGTTCCCGACACTGGCGGGGACCGGCGATACTCGGCGTTGGCGACCAACAGGGCCACCACCGGCGCAACACGGCCAGCCTGGCGTAACCCGGCCAGCACACCGCAAGCCGGGCAGCGGCACGTACGGATCGCCCCAGTGCTCCGGCTGGAAC
The Micromonospora pisi DNA segment above includes these coding regions:
- a CDS encoding polyadenylate-specific 3'-exoribonuclease AS codes for the protein MVYRYFYDCEFIEDGRIVDLVSIGVVDEYGREFYAVSTQFDDSRAVPWVRRNVLDKLPSPADRAWRSRERIRDDLYEFLVEPVRGRPDEQLELWAWYAAYDHVALAQLWGAMPALPREIPRFTKDLRQLWDDQGRPSLPVAASARHDALVDARHNLARWRAMGG
- the proC gene encoding pyrroline-5-carboxylate reductase → MAPGGHTVAVIGTGKIGELMLSGLLRAGWPASRLLATTRRLTRAEELATRYGIRVVDNLTAVAEADVLAISVKPQDAAALLEEIGPKVPSDKLVISLCAGLPTSFFGKRLPDGTPVIRVMTNTPALVDQAMTAISAGPYATGAHLSLAEEMFTPLGATIRVPESQQDAVTALSGSGPAYFYLLVEAMIDAGILLGLPRQVAHELIVQTAIGSATMLRDSGEHPVKLREAVTSPAGTTISAIRELEKHGVRAALLAALEAARDRAREIAAQSD
- a CDS encoding 6-phosphofructokinase → MRIGVLTGGGDCPGLNAVIRAVVRKGVATYGHEFVGFRDGWRGPLEGLTKPLGIDEVRGILPRGGTILGSSRTNPFKIENGVERIKDNLAEQGVDALVAIGGEDTLGVATKLTELGVHVVGVPKTIDNDLGATDYTFGFDTAVNIAMEAIDRLHTTAESHHRTLVVEVMGRHAGWIALHAGLAGGANVILLPERQFDVEQVATYVEKRFQKQYAPIVVVAEGAQPLDGQMVLHNQELDSFGHVRLGGIGQWLAGEIETKTGKEARTVVLGHIQRGGTPTAFDRVLATRLGLHAIDAVNDGDWGKMVAMQGTDIVRVPLADATRELKTVPLERYEEAEVFFGS
- a CDS encoding Crp/Fnr family transcriptional regulator; translation: MEVRLPEPGDALTGVQMFAGLEPEVRQRVIAAAVPRTYRKGQLLFVENDPGESLIVLRRGAVVVFRTAPTGERAVLSVIRPPDVLGEVSLLDASTRSLSAEAIEDCTALALSRGAFMELVHSNPRILDAVMRSLGGLIRRLTEQNADHVFLDLPGRVAKTLVRLAGESQAPMITIELNQSQLAEMAGGSRQSVNQAIGSFASRGWLRTEGRRIVVTDVGALRRRAGMSDR